GTACGGTgacaaggagaagaagaaggagaagaagaagaaagctcTGGAGGCGGGGACGAACCTCATCAAGAAACCGGCGCTGGTGAGCGATGACTTTACTGAGGCATCACGACTTTGTGTCTGTTCCTAATTCTCACATCACCAGCCTCCATGTTCTCTCGCTCCTGATGATGTTTATTCACAGAATCTGTTTCTGCTGAGTCACATTTAACTGTGACAAACAAGGAATCATttttagatgtgtgtgtgtgtgtgtgtgacaccatGGATCAGCACACTGAGGAGATCCTGTGTAAACCTTCTCACGTTGCTCTTCACTGTGTTTGGTCTTTTCAGggatcagcagctcctgtgCACTCGGCTGACGTCCAGGTGAGACACAAGTTTAACATCGTCGTCAAACTATCACTTTTCTACGTTTCATCGAAACAGTAAAATTGAGAACATGAGGAACCACCAGAGTTCTCGAGGTGGACGATGTTCAGCGTCCTCTGTCCCGCGTTCTTAAACCACACTCTAAATAGAGACGGGTGAAATGACGGCTCCCAGGAgagaagccaaagtgtctctgACTGCAAACAACGTCATCACCACAAGATAGATATTTTTGGCTTAGTTTCTGGAggaaacatctttatttatgctctttatatacatacatatctgattttaattgtatttttaatttcaacACCGACCTccggagatggaggagaacGAACAAGGATTCATTCCAGTCGCTCAAATGTCGCTGGAAGAGCTAGTTAGCATTTAGCACGAGTAGCTAATCTGGTGTTGAATGTTCTCCATCGTTAAGATGGTGAAGCGACTTCACGTTGTTGGGAGTTGATTTTGCTTTGAAaggatctgtttcctgtttcccagGTTCCAGACAACCCCCCCAACTACATCCTGTTCCTTAGCAACCTGCCGGAGGAGACCAACGAGATGATGCTATCGATGCTGTTCAACCAGTGAGTGTCGCGTCGCTGTCAGAGGAACACACGTTTTAGTTTGGCGATGCTGAATCGTTGTTTCCTGTTTGGGCTGAGGTGGTGAATAGGCTAACGAGCTGCTAGCGGCTCAGCCTGTTAGCATCAGTGAGTGAACCACGGTTAGCTTGTTCAAACAAAATGCATCTGTCCCTGTGAATAAATCCTCACATTCAACAGCGACAGATTCATTTTATGCTAACTGCTAACGACCACAGCTAGCTCCTGTGGCGCGGTAGTTTGCTTCAAATTCACAGCAACGTCACTTCCTGCCGGATGCTTCAAAATAGAAGCTTCGGgggttcattttatttttgtaactttattaaacaGGTAGAAACTTCTATATGGTCCCATGACCTCTTCAGTGTTGATGCTAATGAGCCGGAGACGtgtgaataaatgaaatgtcttgatgtttgacaggaagtgtaactggagtgtgtgtgtgtgtgtgtgtgtctccaggtttCCTGGTTTCAAAGAGGTGCGTCTCGTCCCGGGCCAACACGACATCTCCTTCGTGGAGTTCGAGAGCGACACCCAGGCGGGCGTGGCCAAAGACGCGCTGCAGGGCTTCAGGATCACGGCCACGTGCGCCATGAAGATCACCTACGCCAAGAAGTAGTTCCCATGGCGACAGACTGTTCGGTGGAGGGGGCGTGGCCACTGGATTTCCATTGTGTTCAGATTTttgtaaatcttttttttttattggataaattgttttgtttttattctttggtTTGAGAGAAATcttttcatcttcctctgtaaaataaagaataaaagactTTTTCATAAGTTTGGCCTCAGATTAATTTTTCATAGGGACAAACGTGAAATTAAGATTTtactgtagtgtgtgtgtgtgtgtgtgtgtgtgtgtgtgtgtgtgtgtgtgtgtgtgtgtgtgtgtgtgtgtgtgtgtgtgtgtgtgtgtgtgtgtgtgtgtgtgtgtgtgtgtgtgtgtgtgtgtgtgtgtgtgtgtgtgtgtgtgtgtgtgtgtgtgtgtgtgtgtgtgtgtgtgtgtgtgtgtgtgtgtgtgtgtgtgtgtgtgtgtgtgtgtgtgtgtgttcgagctCAGGTCCGATGTACAGGACGTCAAACACAAGCCTGAAGTTTTCAACCTAAGACCAAACACTGGAAAACTCCCtgtgtaaccatagcaacagtgatgagTTATCCAATAGCCTTGACCTGCCCACAccgtgagtgtgagtgtgtgtgagtgtgtgtgttgtgaacgTACCTCATGGTCTCagtcggcagcagcagcagcttcaggtctgTCTGACTTTAATTCAACATCTCTAATTAATATTAGATTTATTACTCATCTTTTAACTGTCTTCATTTACATTTGTCTTACATTCATATGATTCAGATTCATATATTTACTATAACACTTTATTGTCTTGTctcataatacatttttatgactAACAATATTGTACTGTAATATTGAACCATGGGGTTGTACTATGATACACTATCATAGTACTGTATCATATTACTGTGATATAGCAGTATATCATAGTGTATCATATTACTGTGATATAGCAGTATATCATAGTACTGTAtcatagtactgtgatatagcagtgtatcatagtactgtgatataGCAGTATATCATAGTACTGTAtcatagtactgtgatataGCAGTATATCATAGTACTGTATCCTAGTAC
The sequence above is a segment of the Limanda limanda chromosome 2, fLimLim1.1, whole genome shotgun sequence genome. Coding sequences within it:
- the snrpb2 gene encoding U2 small nuclear ribonucleoprotein B'' — translated: MDIRPNHTIYINNINDKVKKEELKRSLYALFSQFGQIIEIVALKTMNMRGQAFVVFKELAGATNALRQLQGFPFYNKPMRIQYAKTDSEVIAKVKGTYGDKEKKKEKKKKALEAGTNLIKKPALGSAAPVHSADVQVPDNPPNYILFLSNLPEETNEMMLSMLFNQFPGFKEVRLVPGQHDISFVEFESDTQAGVAKDALQGFRITATCAMKITYAKK